Proteins from one Planctomyces sp. SH-PL62 genomic window:
- a CDS encoding MATE family efflux transporter — protein MDRLQRDLLRRGVRLELGPMLRLAGPVVSAELGWMTMGIVDTIVVGRLGAEAIGAVSLGNALYFVVAIFGMGLLLGLDALVSQAYGAGDLHECHDWLVQGLYLSAIVCPLAILLLWLVGPLSERMGFDPAVLGPARLYLSSVIWGTPALFVYAAFRRYLQGMGLVKPVMAALLSANVVNALMDWMFVYGKLGVPAMGVEGAGWATTISRCYMAGFLIVYAIWNDVRNGSGLIRTKLAPRLAAIGRLFTFGLPAATHLLLEVGVFGLATMLAGRLDATSLAAHHIVLEMASVTFMIPLGLASAGAIRVGQAIGRGEPAAAGRAGWTALVLGAAFMATSGLVMVTFPRPLIALFTDDPRVIATAASLMLAAAAFQLFDGLQGVATGALRGAGDTRTPMVLTLICYWLIGLPLGWHLTFNAGRGVLGLWIGLAVGLFIAGLALLLAWRRRSQALMRGEFSMAGAGVGH, from the coding sequence ATGGATCGTCTTCAGAGGGACCTGTTGCGGCGGGGCGTGAGGCTGGAGCTGGGGCCGATGCTGCGGCTGGCGGGGCCGGTGGTGTCGGCGGAGCTGGGCTGGATGACGATGGGGATCGTCGACACGATCGTCGTCGGCCGGTTGGGGGCCGAGGCGATCGGGGCGGTCAGCCTGGGGAACGCGCTCTACTTCGTCGTGGCCATCTTCGGGATGGGGCTGCTGCTGGGGCTGGACGCCCTGGTCTCGCAGGCGTACGGGGCGGGGGACCTGCACGAATGCCACGACTGGCTGGTCCAGGGCCTGTACCTGTCGGCGATCGTCTGTCCGCTGGCGATTCTGCTGCTCTGGCTGGTCGGCCCGCTGTCCGAACGGATGGGGTTCGACCCGGCCGTCCTGGGCCCGGCCAGGCTCTACCTGAGTTCGGTGATCTGGGGGACCCCCGCGCTCTTCGTCTACGCGGCCTTCCGGCGGTACTTGCAAGGGATGGGCCTGGTCAAGCCGGTGATGGCGGCCTTGCTGTCGGCGAACGTCGTCAACGCCCTGATGGACTGGATGTTCGTCTACGGCAAGCTCGGCGTCCCGGCGATGGGCGTCGAGGGGGCGGGCTGGGCGACGACGATCTCGCGGTGCTACATGGCGGGCTTCCTGATCGTCTATGCGATCTGGAACGACGTGCGGAACGGCTCCGGGCTGATCCGGACGAAGCTCGCGCCGAGGCTGGCGGCGATCGGTCGGCTGTTCACGTTCGGCCTGCCGGCGGCGACGCACCTGCTGCTGGAAGTCGGCGTATTCGGGCTGGCGACGATGCTGGCGGGGAGGCTCGACGCGACCTCGCTGGCGGCGCACCACATCGTCCTGGAGATGGCCAGCGTCACGTTCATGATCCCGCTGGGGCTGGCCTCGGCGGGCGCGATCCGCGTGGGCCAGGCGATCGGCCGGGGAGAGCCGGCGGCGGCCGGCCGCGCGGGGTGGACCGCCCTGGTCCTGGGCGCGGCCTTCATGGCGACGTCGGGCCTGGTGATGGTGACGTTCCCCAGGCCGCTGATCGCCCTGTTCACCGACGACCCGCGCGTGATCGCGACGGCGGCGTCGCTGATGCTGGCGGCGGCGGCCTTCCAGCTCTTCGACGGCTTGCAGGGGGTCGCCACCGGCGCGCTCCGGGGCGCGGGCGACACCCGCACGCCGATGGTCCTGACCCTGATCTGCTACTGGCTGATCGGCCTGCCGCTGGGCTGGCACCTGACCTTCAACGCCGGCCGGGGCGTCCTCGGCCTCTGGATCGGCCTGGCCGTCGGCCTCTTCATCGCCGGCCTCGCCCTGCTCCTCGCCTGGCGCCGCCGCTCCCAGGCCCTCATGCGCGGCGAGTTCTCCATGGCCGGCGCGGGCGTCGGCCATTGA
- a CDS encoding peptidoglycan recognition family protein, which translates to MRAPIVVTVLAGLILGADSPGPKSTASPRPEIVSASEWGSKPQPIPESRKHTPKYVTLHHAGVIWTAKVSPDVFVRNMQSWGQREKGWPDLPYHFLIAPDGRIFEGRPLGFEPESNTKYPLQGNIGVEMMGSFEAQRPDPRQVASCVKLTAWLCDQYDIDLSRVRGHRDAASGQTTCPGKDFERYLKDGQFPRWVRETLDGETPAIDLGPPLPDGPTDLIPATAPKE; encoded by the coding sequence ATGAGAGCACCGATCGTCGTCACCGTCCTCGCCGGGTTGATCCTGGGGGCCGACTCCCCCGGGCCGAAGTCCACCGCCTCGCCCCGACCGGAGATCGTCTCCGCTTCGGAATGGGGTTCGAAGCCCCAGCCGATCCCGGAGTCGCGCAAGCATACTCCGAAGTACGTGACGCTCCACCACGCCGGAGTGATCTGGACCGCCAAGGTTTCGCCGGACGTGTTCGTGCGAAACATGCAGTCCTGGGGGCAGAGGGAGAAGGGGTGGCCCGACCTCCCGTATCATTTCCTCATCGCCCCGGACGGCCGGATTTTCGAGGGCCGTCCGCTGGGCTTCGAGCCCGAGTCCAACACGAAGTATCCGCTGCAGGGGAACATCGGGGTCGAGATGATGGGCAGCTTCGAAGCCCAGCGTCCCGACCCGCGGCAGGTCGCCTCCTGCGTGAAGCTGACGGCGTGGCTCTGCGACCAGTACGACATCGACCTGTCGCGGGTCCGGGGGCACAGGGATGCGGCCTCCGGCCAGACGACTTGCCCCGGCAAGGATTTCGAGCGTTACCTGAAAGACGGCCAGTTCCCCCGCTGGGTCCGGGAAACCCTCGACGGCGAGACCCCGGCGATCGACCTCGGCCCGCCGTTGCCCGACGGCCCGACCGACCTGATCCCGGCGACCGCTCCGAAAGAGTGA